From Pungitius pungitius chromosome 9, fPunPun2.1, whole genome shotgun sequence, one genomic window encodes:
- the cxcl12b gene encoding chemokine (C-X-C motif) ligand 12b (stromal cell-derived factor 1) isoform X1, producing the protein MDVKLLALMALMAVATRVPASNAKPISLVERCWCRSTLNTVPQRSIKELKFLHTPNCPFQVIAKLKSNREVCINPETKWLQQYLKNAINKVKKSRRRNNKKN; encoded by the exons ATGGACGTCAAGCTGCTGGCGCTGATGGCTCTGATGGCCGTAGCCACACGTGTACCAGCCTCCAACG caaaGCCCATCAGTCTGGTGGAGCGGTGCTGGTGTCGGTCCACCCTCAACACGGTTCCTCAGAGGTCCATTAAAGAACTCAAGTTCCTCCACACACCAAACTGCCCCTTTCAAGTCAT TGCCAAGCTGAAGAGCAACAGGGAGGTTTGCATCAACCCCGAGACCAAGTGGCTGCAGCAGTACTTAAAGAACGCCATTAACAA GGTGAAGAAATCTAGAAGACGCAATAACAAGAAAAACTAA
- the cxcl12b gene encoding chemokine (C-X-C motif) ligand 12b (stromal cell-derived factor 1) isoform X2 encodes MDVKLLALMALMAVATRVPASNAKPISLVERCWCRSTLNTVPQRSIKELKFLHTPNCPFQVIAKLKSNREVCINPETKWLQQYLKNAINK; translated from the exons ATGGACGTCAAGCTGCTGGCGCTGATGGCTCTGATGGCCGTAGCCACACGTGTACCAGCCTCCAACG caaaGCCCATCAGTCTGGTGGAGCGGTGCTGGTGTCGGTCCACCCTCAACACGGTTCCTCAGAGGTCCATTAAAGAACTCAAGTTCCTCCACACACCAAACTGCCCCTTTCAAGTCAT TGCCAAGCTGAAGAGCAACAGGGAGGTTTGCATCAACCCCGAGACCAAGTGGCTGCAGCAGTACTTAAAGAACGCCATTAACAAGTAA